The sequence below is a genomic window from Sinorhizobium terangae.
TGATCGTGCTGGAGCAGCGCGAGATGCTGCGTCGCAGCCTGCGCACCGCCCTTCAGGAGGGGCAGTTCTTCATCGAATACCAGCCCTTCGTGAAACCCCGCTCGTCGGTCGTTGGCTTCGAAGCGCTGTTGCGGTGGCGCCATCCGCTGATCGGCATCATCCCTCCGAGCGTGTTCATTCCCATGGCGGAGGCGGACGGTCTCATGAGCGAGATCGGCCAGTGGATGCTGGAACAGGCCTGCCGGGCCGCCATGACCTGGCCCTCTTACTTCACCGTCGCGGTCAACCTGTCGCCGGCGGAATTCTTGCATGAGGGTCTCACCGATCGCGTCGCGCTGGTCCTCGATCTGACCGGGATCCGCGCCGACCGCCTCGAACTGGAAGTCACCGAATCGGTGCTGCTCGAACGCACCATCAACAATCTCGACACCCTCAACACCTTGAATTTGCTTGGCGTTCAGATTTCCCTCGATGATTTCGGCACCTATTATTCCTCGCTCAGTTATCTCAAGAACTTCCCGTTCGATACGATCAAGATCGACCAGTATTTCATCAAGGATCTTGAGCATGACGAGAAGAGCCAGACGATCGTCAGGTCAATAATCGCGCTCTCGCACGGCCTTGGCATGGACGTCACCGCCGAGGGTGTGGAGACGGAAGGACAGGCCGCCTGGCTTCAGAAGGAGGGCTGCGACCGACTGCAGGGCTACTTCTTGGGCTTCCCGATCCCTGCCGAAGCAATCGGCGAATTCTTGCGCAAGTCGGCGGCCCTGCCCATGGTGGGGGCTCTCAGGACCTGACGAGGCTCGAAGTGGCCAGAGAGTCTGGTCATCGCAGCCGGTCGGATATAGTCATGGGAGTAAGCGAATCAGGATTCGCTCATGCAGTCGGAGAAAGCAGCATGAACGCAGCCCAAAGGCAGCCGGCGGAAGCAAAGTTCGAACCCCTGCTCCAGTTCGAGATGGAGATGGGCACGTTCCTGTCCGATTGGCACCATTGCGATCAGCTGTCCAACTTCATGGCGCGGATGATAAGCCACAACCGGACGGACCCCGTACGACACTCGAATTTTTTCTCCTCCGCGCTCAACGAGCTGCTGGAGGTTTCGTTTCGAGGCGGCTCACCGGAGGGCCGCATCGGCTGCTTGGTCTTTCGCCAGGGTCCCAAGGAGCGCGTGAAGCTCTCCTTCCCATGCTCGCCCACCCAGCGACGGTTCTTCCGCGAGGCGGTCGCGAGAACCCACAAGGGCGACGCATACGCGCGCTATCTGGACGCTATTTCAACCGATCTCGCACCAAGCCGGGAGATTGTTCTCCTGGACCTGGCGATCAATTTCGACGCCGAGATTAGTCTGGAAGAGGATGACCCGCCGTCGATATCGATCATTGTGGATCTCCCGCTTGAAGGAA
It includes:
- a CDS encoding ubiquinone biosynthesis methyltransferase UbiE — translated: MNAAQRQPAEAKFEPLLQFEMEMGTFLSDWHHCDQLSNFMARMISHNRTDPVRHSNFFSSALNELLEVSFRGGSPEGRIGCLVFRQGPKERVKLSFPCSPTQRRFFREAVARTHKGDAYARYLDAISTDLAPSREIVLLDLAINFDAEISLEEDDPPSISIIVDLPLEGIVS